A window of the Candidatus Eisenbacteria bacterium genome harbors these coding sequences:
- a CDS encoding polyprenol monophosphomannose synthase, with the protein MSGRDLLVVVPTYNERDNLPELVDGIRANLPGAHVLVVDDGSPDGTAAVARELGAATGDVAVLERDRPRGIGSAYRHGFRAGLERGYRRFVSMDADLSHDPKHLPALVAASETADFAIGSRYLHGVSVVNWSLGRLAASVGANAYARTVTGLPVRDCTSGFQCVRREVLEAIGIDGLRRDGYAFLIEFKYRAFRRGFRFQEVPIVFVERRSGISKNGIPSGVKTMWAVWALRFGAD; encoded by the coding sequence ATGAGCGGGCGCGACCTCCTCGTGGTCGTGCCGACCTACAACGAGCGCGACAACCTGCCCGAGCTGGTCGACGGCATCCGGGCGAACCTGCCCGGCGCGCACGTCCTGGTCGTCGACGACGGTTCGCCCGACGGCACGGCCGCGGTGGCGCGCGAGCTCGGCGCCGCGACCGGCGACGTCGCCGTGCTCGAGCGCGATCGCCCGCGCGGCATCGGTAGCGCCTACCGTCACGGCTTTCGGGCCGGTCTCGAACGCGGCTACCGGCGCTTCGTGTCGATGGATGCGGACCTCTCGCACGACCCGAAGCATCTGCCGGCGCTGGTCGCCGCGAGCGAGACCGCCGACTTCGCGATCGGGTCGCGCTACCTGCACGGCGTCTCGGTCGTCAACTGGAGCCTCGGTCGTCTCGCGGCGAGCGTCGGGGCCAACGCGTATGCGCGCACCGTGACCGGGCTCCCGGTGCGCGACTGCACGAGCGGCTTCCAGTGCGTGCGGCGCGAGGTGCTCGAGGCGATCGGCATCGACGGGCTGCGGCGCGACGGCTACGCCTTCTTGATCGAGTTCAAGTACCGGGCATTTCGCCGGGGCTTCCGCTTCCAGGAGGTGCCCATCGTGTTCGTCGAGCGCCGCTCGGGCATCTCGAAGAACGGCATCCCGAGCGGGGTGAAGACGATGTGGGCGGTGTGGGCGCTACGCTTCGGAGCCGACTGA
- a CDS encoding sialate O-acetylesterase yields MGATLRSRLIAALLVATALAAAAVVGSGTIVRPAPLVADGMVLQRETIVTIAGRGRPRWPVVVAGSWGTLGLALADADGAWRATLRTRGAGGPHRVFVWAGGTQVVRDVFVGETWLCSGQSNMDYTVAASGADPGPPLAPDAPPIRLFTVEKGFADVPRTSCGGTWRAATPEAVADFSAVCWSFGRTLHAALGVPIGLVAASVGGTESELWTSERGLGRLPDFRARLEQWPDAARRYEADYTQWVSDVERHDTGWPSWSAPDRGDDAQWREAKAMLVAIGDETTPLVPAGAAWFRTSFEAPPALAGKAARLELPGPLAGDLAWLNGQPLARARGADGSRAYEVPAGILAPASTLVVRRFSLERGPLPPLDGARLRAGDTTIALTGWRGRIGLDLARMRPIPPLPPIRHSLLWNAMIAPLVSYTLRGIVWYQGESNVARAAEYARTFPALIADWREAWGEELPFFFVQLSGYAGYPPPGAITELRDAQRRALAVPATGMVVTTDITTGPDIHDMDKTEVGRRLARWALATIYGRPDVVPSGPLYQGIEVLDGAIRVRFGWAAGGLVARAEPLSGFEVAGEDRRFHPATATIDGETVIVRSREVPEPVAVRYDWSDVPEPSLFNQAGLPASPFRSDDWPGVTDGVAWSSDPGASARH; encoded by the coding sequence GTGGGCGCTACGCTTCGGAGCCGACTGATCGCGGCCCTGCTGGTCGCGACGGCGCTCGCGGCTGCGGCGGTCGTGGGCTCGGGTACGATCGTACGGCCGGCACCGCTCGTCGCCGACGGCATGGTGCTGCAGCGCGAGACGATCGTCACGATCGCGGGTCGCGGGCGGCCGCGCTGGCCGGTCGTCGTCGCCGGCTCGTGGGGCACGCTCGGTCTCGCGCTCGCGGATGCCGACGGGGCGTGGCGCGCGACCCTGCGCACGCGCGGCGCGGGCGGTCCGCACCGCGTCTTCGTGTGGGCGGGCGGCACGCAGGTCGTGCGCGACGTCTTCGTCGGCGAGACATGGCTCTGCTCGGGTCAGTCGAACATGGACTACACGGTCGCCGCGAGCGGCGCCGACCCCGGCCCGCCCCTCGCCCCAGATGCGCCGCCCATCCGGCTCTTCACGGTCGAGAAGGGCTTCGCCGACGTTCCGCGTACTTCGTGCGGGGGCACGTGGCGCGCGGCGACGCCCGAGGCCGTCGCCGACTTCTCGGCCGTGTGCTGGTCCTTCGGGCGCACGCTGCACGCCGCGCTCGGCGTGCCGATCGGCCTCGTCGCCGCGTCGGTCGGGGGCACCGAGAGCGAGCTGTGGACGAGCGAGCGCGGGCTCGGGCGCCTGCCGGACTTCCGCGCGCGCCTCGAGCAGTGGCCCGACGCCGCGCGCCGCTACGAGGCGGACTACACGCAGTGGGTCTCCGACGTGGAACGGCACGACACGGGGTGGCCCAGCTGGTCCGCACCGGATCGCGGCGACGACGCCCAGTGGCGCGAGGCGAAGGCGATGCTGGTGGCGATCGGCGACGAGACCACGCCGCTCGTCCCCGCGGGCGCCGCGTGGTTTCGGACCTCCTTCGAGGCCCCGCCCGCGCTCGCCGGCAAGGCGGCTCGCCTCGAGCTGCCGGGTCCGCTCGCCGGCGACCTCGCATGGCTGAACGGCCAACCGCTCGCGCGCGCGCGGGGCGCGGACGGAAGCCGCGCCTACGAGGTTCCCGCCGGCATTCTCGCACCGGCGAGCACCCTCGTCGTCCGCCGCTTCTCCCTCGAGCGCGGCCCGCTCCCTCCGCTCGACGGCGCGCGCCTTCGCGCCGGCGACACGACGATCGCCCTCACGGGATGGCGGGGCCGCATCGGGCTCGATCTGGCTCGCATGCGCCCGATCCCCCCGCTCCCGCCCATCCGCCATTCGCTCTTGTGGAACGCCATGATCGCGCCGCTCGTGTCGTACACGCTGCGCGGAATCGTCTGGTACCAGGGCGAGTCGAACGTCGCGCGCGCCGCCGAGTACGCCCGCACCTTCCCCGCGCTCATCGCCGACTGGCGCGAGGCGTGGGGCGAGGAGCTGCCCTTCTTCTTCGTGCAGCTCTCCGGCTACGCGGGCTATCCGCCGCCGGGTGCGATCACCGAGCTCCGCGACGCGCAGCGCCGCGCGCTCGCCGTCCCGGCGACGGGCATGGTCGTCACGACGGACATCACGACCGGTCCCGACATCCACGACATGGACAAGACCGAGGTCGGACGGCGGCTCGCGCGCTGGGCGCTGGCGACGATCTACGGGCGCCCGGACGTCGTCCCGTCGGGCCCGCTCTACCAGGGGATCGAGGTCCTCGATGGTGCGATCCGGGTGCGATTCGGCTGGGCGGCGGGCGGGCTCGTGGCCCGCGCCGAGCCGCTCTCCGGATTCGAGGTCGCGGGCGAGGACCGGCGCTTCCACCCGGCAACCGCCACGATCGACGGCGAGACGGTGATCGTCCGTTCGCGCGAGGTGCCGGAGCCGGTCGCGGTCCGCTACGACTGGAGCGACGTGCCGGAGCCCTCGCTCTTCAACCAGGCCGGCCTTCCCGCCTCGCCCTTCCGCAGCGACGACTGGCCCGGCGTCACCGACGGCGTCGCGTGGAGCTCCGATCCCGGCGCGAGCGCACGGCATTGA
- a CDS encoding discoidin domain-containing protein, whose protein sequence is MRASARLVLVAAAGYALFALWVFRPTPTTLAHTVPAFHGHSGDVLLLIWATSWVSQALFTDPLHLFDAGIYYPAHDTLAFGDHMIGEALLGLPVWLTTGNPILEYNLLSLAAFVLCAAAMLRYRRATGGGIAGALAAGLAFSFTPFRLQLPTWLQLLVTFAMPLAVGAWLRFVRDGRGRDFALWIFWWVVHSLMGMYVAFYFALVMGGLAVAGVVLAPTSDRRRLAIATLAAPLVAGLLLAPTLWPYVELRLTQGHVRTIGMGTPWIFFLPGPGTWSGALFGFGQPVNGAVLSFGPGLLTSLLALAGVVVARLRARDPWTRFVWAVNAIGLVLALGLMLIPIEVQLRLPGFDMVRITYRALHVGLLFVAWFVGAAVDECVRAARRPALRAALAAVLVAALAFDVGTAPAERRRLPTADDQPPIYEAVRRMPEPVLYERTNGIEGSALAMYHAIFHRKRLVNGYSGFTSPGPAFVTHRLFEFPSDDARALLSELDVHAVLLREADDATLDRKLATLGLGGAEVVHRDGPTALLRVPSVPPRTAPPATVLPRAGWRLTASDAEGALPAVVDGDAASVWHVVAERPKIPWLAIDLGRVAPVAGLRAVSGAPDAPGLYLADIETSLDGDTWTATNARFDPESLQMLFQRPSEMRRWEARFAPRDARYVRLTNPRLAFWGAAWEMAELDVLTPAAGSAP, encoded by the coding sequence GTGCGTGCGAGCGCCCGCCTCGTGCTCGTGGCCGCCGCCGGCTACGCGCTCTTCGCGCTGTGGGTCTTCCGGCCGACGCCGACGACACTCGCCCACACCGTTCCCGCCTTCCACGGCCACAGCGGCGACGTGCTCCTGCTCATCTGGGCGACCAGCTGGGTCTCGCAGGCGCTCTTCACCGACCCGCTCCATCTCTTCGATGCCGGCATCTACTACCCGGCGCACGACACGCTCGCGTTCGGCGATCACATGATCGGCGAGGCGCTGCTCGGGCTCCCGGTCTGGCTCACGACGGGGAACCCGATCCTCGAGTACAACCTGCTCTCCCTCGCCGCCTTCGTGCTGTGCGCCGCGGCGATGCTGCGCTACCGCCGCGCGACCGGCGGCGGCATCGCCGGCGCCCTCGCAGCCGGGCTCGCGTTCTCCTTCACCCCGTTCCGCCTCCAGCTTCCGACCTGGCTCCAACTGCTGGTGACGTTCGCGATGCCGCTCGCCGTCGGCGCCTGGCTCCGTTTCGTGCGCGACGGCCGCGGGCGCGACTTCGCGCTCTGGATCTTCTGGTGGGTCGTCCACTCGCTCATGGGCATGTACGTCGCCTTCTACTTCGCGCTCGTGATGGGCGGCCTCGCCGTCGCGGGCGTCGTGCTGGCGCCCACGTCCGACCGGCGCCGGCTCGCGATCGCGACGCTCGCGGCGCCGCTCGTCGCGGGCCTGCTCCTCGCGCCGACGCTTTGGCCGTACGTGGAGCTGCGACTGACCCAGGGGCACGTGCGCACGATCGGCATGGGCACGCCATGGATCTTCTTCCTGCCGGGCCCTGGCACCTGGAGCGGTGCCCTCTTCGGCTTCGGACAGCCCGTCAACGGCGCCGTCCTCAGCTTCGGCCCGGGCCTGCTGACGAGCCTCCTCGCCCTCGCCGGTGTCGTCGTCGCACGGCTGCGTGCACGCGACCCGTGGACGCGCTTCGTGTGGGCGGTGAACGCGATCGGGCTCGTCCTGGCGCTCGGCCTCATGCTGATCCCGATCGAGGTGCAGCTCCGCCTGCCCGGCTTCGACATGGTCCGCATCACCTACCGCGCCCTGCACGTCGGGCTCCTCTTCGTCGCGTGGTTCGTCGGCGCCGCGGTGGACGAGTGCGTGAGGGCGGCCCGACGGCCTGCGCTCCGCGCGGCGCTGGCGGCGGTGCTCGTCGCAGCCCTCGCATTCGACGTCGGCACGGCACCAGCCGAACGGCGCCGCCTGCCCACCGCCGACGATCAGCCGCCGATCTACGAGGCCGTGCGCCGCATGCCGGAGCCCGTCCTCTACGAGCGCACGAACGGCATCGAAGGCTCGGCGCTCGCCATGTACCACGCCATCTTCCACCGAAAGCGTCTCGTGAACGGCTACAGCGGCTTCACGAGCCCAGGGCCCGCCTTCGTCACGCACCGGCTGTTCGAGTTCCCGAGCGACGACGCGCGCGCGCTCCTCTCCGAGCTCGACGTCCACGCCGTCCTCTTGCGCGAGGCCGACGACGCGACGCTCGACCGCAAGCTCGCGACGCTCGGGCTTGGCGGTGCCGAGGTCGTCCACCGCGACGGCCCGACCGCGCTCCTGCGCGTACCGTCCGTGCCGCCGCGGACGGCGCCGCCGGCCACCGTGCTCCCGCGCGCCGGCTGGCGCCTCACCGCGAGCGACGCCGAGGGCGCGCTGCCCGCCGTCGTCGACGGCGATGCAGCGAGCGTCTGGCACGTCGTCGCCGAGCGCCCGAAGATTCCGTGGCTGGCGATCGATCTCGGCCGCGTCGCGCCGGTCGCGGGTCTGCGGGCCGTGTCGGGCGCGCCGGATGCGCCCGGTCTCTACCTCGCCGACATCGAGACCTCGCTCGACGGCGACACCTGGACGGCGACGAACGCGCGCTTCGATCCCGAGTCGTTGCAGATGCTCTTCCAGCGCCCGAGCGAGATGCGGCGATGGGAGGCGCGCTTCGCCCCGCGCGACGCGCGCTACGTGCGCCTCACCAATCCGCGGCTTGCCTTCTGGGGCGCCGCGTGGGAGATGGCCGAGCTCGACGTGCTGACACCGGCTGCAGGGTCGGCGCCATGA